A genomic segment from Bradyrhizobium sp. ISRA430 encodes:
- a CDS encoding IS5 family transposase has translation MDRLVLSDAAWARMAPLIIGRPNQKGSTGRDNRMFVEGVLWIVRTGSPWRDLPEVFGDWNSVFRRFSRWSSKGVWWRIFEAMSNDPDFEYLIVDSTIVRAHQHAAGAKKGGLKIRRLAARAAA, from the coding sequence ATGGATCGTTTGGTGTTGAGCGACGCGGCTTGGGCACGAATGGCGCCGCTGATCATCGGCCGGCCTAACCAGAAAGGCTCGACCGGGCGTGACAACCGGATGTTCGTGGAAGGTGTGCTTTGGATCGTGCGTACGGGCTCTCCCTGGCGCGATCTTCCGGAGGTGTTCGGAGACTGGAACAGCGTGTTCCGGCGCTTCAGCCGATGGAGCAGCAAGGGTGTTTGGTGGCGGATCTTCGAGGCGATGTCCAATGATCCAGACTTCGAATATCTGATCGTCGATTCCACCATCGTCCGGGCGCATCAACACGCCGCCGGGGCGAAAAAAGGGGGTCTGAAGATCAGGCGCTTGGCCGCTCGCGCGGCGGCCTGA